The following are from one region of the Salvia splendens isolate huo1 chromosome 2, SspV2, whole genome shotgun sequence genome:
- the LOC121764024 gene encoding uncharacterized protein LOC121764024, whose protein sequence is MSILPSSLSMPQSLSSAKSLSGNPIWGNSLCLTNKLSHLSLKTTPIRMGGGPRTYPGGVSKWQWKRMQAKKAKQLLKARLARERQIYEMRKRAELKAAVSELERPWEAVEKPPNLFSVSADDQLKVLADRFQKPGGLDLWSERDGPELFRADSDIPSSRFFPKGVFHSIQPYRKLGDSDSIEEDLGIIEDGMNKGELEPRVGRSDGENRNVKGKLRKKGNRNMYKSAESERLSFGNSSREFRSSNGVKKGPNVEFDMSLQNDGSYGFEVGKMR, encoded by the coding sequence ATGTCAATCCTGCCTTCATCTCTCTCAATGCCGCAATCTCTGTCATCGGCAAAATCCCTCTCCGGCAACCCGATATGGGGCAATTCACTTTGCCTCACCAACAAACTCTCGCACCTCTCCCTCAAAACGACGCCGATTAGGATGGGCGGCGGGCCCCGAACCTACCCGGGCGGCGTCTCCAAGTGGCAGTGGAAGCGGATGCAGGCCAAGAAAGCGAAACAGCTGCTCAAAGCCCGTTTGGCCCGAGAACGCCAGATTTACGAGATGAGGAAGCGGGCCGAGCTCAAGGCCGCCGTCTCCGAGCTTGAGCGCCCCTGGGAGGCCGTCGAGAAGCCGCCCAATTTGTTCTCCGTCAGCGCCGATGACCAATTGAAGGTCCTCGCGGATAGGTTTCAGAAGCCCGGCGGCCTTGATCTGTGGTCTGAGAGGGACGGCCCGGAATTGTTCCGCGCCGATAGTGACATCCCCTCTTCCCGATTTTTCCCCAAAGGGGTTTTTCATAGCATTCAGCCCTATCGAAAATTGGGGGATTCGGATTCTATTGAAGAGGATTTGGGGATTATTGAAGATGGTATGAATAAAGGGGAATTGGAGCCGAGAGTGGGAAGGTCGGATGGGGAAAATCGGAACGTGAAGGGGAAATTGAGGAAGAAGGGAAATAGGAACATGTACAAGAGTGCTGAATCAGAAAGATTGAGTTTTGGAAATTCTTCTAGGGAATTTAGGAGTAGCAATGGTGTAAAGAAGGGTCCGAATGTGGAATTTGATATGAGTTTGCAAAATGATGGGAGCTATGGGTTTGAAGTGGGAAAGATGAGGTAG